The following proteins are encoded in a genomic region of Holophagales bacterium:
- the glnA gene encoding type I glutamate--ammonia ligase — protein sequence MGMKAAEILKTCDKEGVRFLRLQFTDILGIIKNVEVPRSQFEKALAGEIQFDGSSIEGFVRIEESDMGLVPDLETFRIFPWSHTNGKVARLVCDIITPDGKPFAGCPRQTLKRQKDRAKELGYSLMTGPEAEFFLFRRDASGDPIVDTHDSGGYFDLTPVDRGEDARRDIVVALEAMGFEVEAAHHEVAPGQHEIDFKYGDAVATADNVTTFKHIVKKVAMDHGLHATFMPKPIFGINGSGMHVHQSLMTGTAASPKNAFFDPKAPYQLSKIAMYYIGGVLKHAKAIAAVTNPLVNSYKRLVPGYEAPVNVAWSERNRSPMVRIPARRGMGTRCEVRMPDPACNPYLGFAVMLAAGLDGIKNRIEAGEPVNENIFEMSEREKKRRKIEQLPANLSDALDCLEKDDVVKNALGEHICDNFIQAKRAEWSTYISRVHPWEVDEYLQAY from the coding sequence ATGGGAATGAAAGCCGCCGAGATCCTGAAGACCTGCGACAAGGAAGGCGTGAGGTTCCTGCGCCTCCAGTTCACGGACATCCTCGGAATCATCAAGAACGTCGAGGTGCCCCGCTCCCAGTTCGAGAAGGCGCTCGCCGGCGAAATCCAGTTCGACGGCTCCTCGATCGAGGGGTTCGTGCGGATCGAAGAGTCGGACATGGGCCTCGTGCCCGACCTCGAGACGTTCCGGATCTTCCCGTGGTCCCACACGAACGGGAAGGTGGCCCGCCTCGTGTGCGACATCATCACGCCCGACGGAAAGCCGTTCGCCGGCTGCCCGCGCCAGACGCTGAAGCGGCAGAAGGACAGGGCGAAGGAGCTCGGCTACAGCCTGATGACGGGCCCGGAAGCGGAGTTCTTCCTGTTCCGGCGGGACGCGTCCGGGGACCCCATCGTCGACACGCACGACTCGGGCGGCTACTTCGACCTCACCCCGGTCGACCGCGGCGAGGACGCCCGGCGCGACATCGTCGTCGCCCTCGAGGCGATGGGCTTCGAGGTCGAGGCGGCCCACCACGAGGTCGCCCCGGGGCAGCACGAGATCGACTTCAAGTACGGCGACGCGGTCGCCACGGCCGACAACGTCACGACCTTCAAGCACATCGTCAAGAAGGTCGCCATGGACCACGGCCTCCACGCGACGTTCATGCCGAAGCCGATCTTCGGCATCAACGGCTCGGGGATGCACGTCCACCAGTCGCTGATGACCGGGACCGCCGCGAGCCCGAAGAACGCCTTCTTCGACCCGAAGGCCCCGTACCAGCTCTCGAAGATCGCGATGTACTACATCGGCGGCGTCCTGAAGCACGCCAAGGCGATCGCGGCGGTGACGAACCCGCTCGTCAATTCCTACAAGCGGCTCGTCCCGGGCTACGAGGCGCCCGTGAACGTCGCCTGGTCCGAGCGCAACCGCTCGCCCATGGTCCGCATTCCGGCCCGGCGCGGCATGGGAACGCGCTGCGAGGTCCGGATGCCCGATCCGGCCTGCAACCCCTACCTCGGATTCGCCGTCATGCTCGCGGCGGGCCTCGACGGCATCAAGAACAGGATCGAGGCCGGGGAGCCGGTGAACGAGAACATCTTCGAGATGTCCGAGCGCGAGAAGAAGCGCCGGAAGATCGAGCAGCTCCCCGCGAACCTCTCCGACGCCCTCGACTGCCTCGAGAAGGACGACGTCGTGAAGAACGCGCTCGGCGAGCACATCTGCGACAACTTCATCCAGGCCAAGCGCGCCGAGTGGTCGACCTACATCTCCCGGGTTCACCCGTGGGAGGTCGACGAGTACCTGCAGGCGTACTGA
- a CDS encoding HDIG domain-containing protein, which produces MTVPTRENAWALLTEFTSSQALRRHALAVEASMRHLARAAGATDEAEVERWGLVGLLHDFDYEKFPTEADHVFRGMEILRERAWPEDLIKAIGGHAFYTGIPRDTPMEKAILASDELTGFVGACALVRPSKKISEVPVESVLKRLKEKAFAQKVDREYVRRGAEEWGRPLPELIALVLASQVPIAAALGLDGAPAADLPDAPCPPAPPAP; this is translated from the coding sequence ATGACCGTTCCGACCCGCGAGAACGCCTGGGCCCTCCTGACCGAGTTCACCTCCTCTCAGGCGCTCCGCCGCCACGCCCTCGCCGTGGAGGCCTCGATGCGCCACCTCGCTCGGGCCGCGGGCGCGACGGACGAGGCCGAGGTCGAGCGCTGGGGGCTCGTGGGCCTCCTCCACGACTTCGACTACGAGAAGTTCCCCACCGAAGCGGACCACGTCTTCCGGGGCATGGAGATCCTCCGCGAGCGCGCCTGGCCCGAGGACCTCATCAAGGCGATCGGCGGTCACGCCTTCTACACGGGGATTCCGCGCGACACGCCGATGGAGAAGGCGATCCTGGCATCCGACGAGCTGACCGGGTTCGTCGGCGCCTGCGCCCTCGTCCGTCCGTCGAAGAAGATCTCCGAGGTCCCGGTCGAGTCGGTCCTGAAGAGGCTCAAGGAGAAGGCCTTCGCCCAGAAGGTCGATCGCGAGTACGTGCGGCGCGGCGCCGAGGAGTGGGGCCGACCCCTGCCCGAGCTCATCGCCCTCGTCCTCGCCTCGCAGGTGCCGATCGCCGCGGCCCTCGGCCTCGACGGCGCCCCGGCGGCGGACCTCCCCGACGCGCCCTGTCCGCCCGCGCCTCCGGCGCCCTGA
- a CDS encoding amidohydrolase family protein, with protein MRTLLIENALVAGMRSADDLHPSGAVWAEEGVIRALGSEARAAAAAAARRGEPVERVDAEGLWLFPGFVQTHIHLCQTLLRNGPDDLPLLPWLKTHVWPGEAAHDDETLFLSARLGLAELAAGGTTSILDMGTVRHTDAVFRAAEASGLRVTSGNALMDDPSTNPPYLFARTEEALAEGERLFARWHGEAGGRLRFAWCPRFAVSCTDRILGEAAARARAQGVLVHTHASENRDEIELVRARSGRANIEHLRDLGIAGRATVLAHVIHTNEEERRLLAADGTAVAHCPSSNLKLASGICPVPDYLSRGIRVTLGADGAPCNDRLDPFSEMRHAALLQKVAAGPAALTAWQVARMATAEGAAALGLGDVCGTIEVGKRADLVLLDPSAGFARPISWRDDPYGPLVFAFDRGNVVETRVDGEIVFHRDQRSVGPLAPTADEIEAAARRLRERIVANGRQNGITPLEARA; from the coding sequence ATGCGCACCCTTCTGATCGAGAACGCCCTCGTCGCCGGAATGCGCTCGGCCGACGACCTTCACCCCAGCGGCGCCGTGTGGGCCGAGGAGGGGGTCATTCGCGCCCTCGGTTCGGAGGCGCGAGCCGCCGCCGCGGCCGCTGCCCGTCGCGGCGAACCCGTCGAGAGGGTCGACGCGGAGGGCCTCTGGCTCTTCCCGGGATTCGTCCAGACCCACATCCACCTCTGCCAGACCCTCCTGCGAAACGGCCCCGACGACCTCCCGCTCCTGCCGTGGCTGAAGACGCACGTCTGGCCCGGCGAGGCCGCCCACGACGACGAAACGCTCTTCCTCTCCGCCCGCCTCGGCCTGGCGGAGCTGGCCGCCGGCGGGACGACCTCGATCCTGGACATGGGAACGGTGAGGCACACCGACGCCGTCTTCCGCGCGGCGGAGGCCTCGGGCCTCAGGGTCACGAGCGGAAATGCGCTCATGGACGACCCGTCGACGAACCCCCCCTATCTCTTCGCCCGGACGGAGGAGGCGCTCGCCGAGGGGGAGCGCCTCTTCGCGCGCTGGCACGGCGAGGCCGGAGGTCGACTCCGCTTCGCCTGGTGCCCGCGTTTTGCCGTCTCGTGCACCGACCGGATCCTCGGCGAGGCGGCCGCGCGCGCCCGTGCCCAGGGGGTCCTCGTCCACACGCACGCCTCCGAGAACCGCGACGAGATCGAGCTCGTGAGGGCGCGCAGCGGCCGCGCGAACATCGAGCACCTGCGCGACCTCGGTATCGCCGGGCGCGCGACCGTCCTCGCCCACGTGATCCACACCAACGAAGAGGAGAGGCGACTCCTCGCCGCCGACGGCACCGCCGTCGCGCACTGCCCCTCCTCGAACCTGAAGCTCGCCTCCGGCATCTGCCCCGTCCCCGACTACCTCTCCCGGGGAATCCGCGTCACGCTCGGCGCCGACGGCGCACCCTGCAACGACCGCCTGGACCCCTTCTCGGAGATGCGCCACGCCGCCCTCCTGCAGAAGGTCGCCGCGGGACCGGCGGCGCTGACGGCGTGGCAGGTGGCCCGGATGGCGACGGCCGAAGGGGCCGCGGCCCTCGGCCTGGGCGACGTCTGCGGGACGATCGAGGTGGGCAAGAGGGCCGACCTGGTCCTCCTCGACCCGTCCGCCGGCTTCGCCCGGCCGATCTCGTGGCGCGACGACCCCTACGGACCGCTCGTCTTCGCGTTCGATCGCGGCAACGTCGTCGAAACGCGGGTCGACGGCGAGATCGTCTTCCACCGCGACCAGCGCTCTGTCGGGCCGCTCGCCCCCACCGCCGACGAGATCGAGGCCGCCGCCCGTCGCCTCCGCGAGAGAATCGTGGCGAACGGCCGCCAAAATGGGATCACGCCCCTTGAAGCGCGGGCGTGA
- a CDS encoding universal stress protein, translating into MAARENALLRSIVVGTDFSVCAARALAHAVSLAQLSGAKIHLVHVLLEPVQALDVAAALPYPDVEVRKEWEQAARVKLDREVKAAEKRGVATTAEIRWGRPSDTIVDTAARQKASLIVLGTHGRSALEKLLLGSTAERVLRLSPVPVLTVREKRK; encoded by the coding sequence ATGGCTGCGCGTGAAAACGCCCTGCTCAGGAGCATTGTCGTCGGGACCGACTTCTCCGTCTGTGCAGCCCGTGCCCTCGCGCACGCCGTGTCGCTGGCGCAACTCTCCGGCGCGAAGATCCACCTCGTTCACGTCCTGCTCGAGCCGGTCCAGGCGCTCGACGTGGCCGCTGCGCTCCCCTACCCCGACGTCGAGGTCCGGAAGGAGTGGGAGCAGGCCGCGCGCGTCAAGCTCGATCGCGAGGTAAAGGCCGCCGAGAAGCGGGGTGTCGCGACGACCGCCGAGATCCGCTGGGGACGCCCGTCCGACACGATCGTCGACACCGCCGCGCGGCAGAAAGCCTCGCTGATCGTCCTCGGGACGCACGGCCGGTCCGCGCTCGAGAAGCTCCTCCTCGGATCGACGGCCGAGCGGGTCCTGCGCCTGTCGCCCGTGCCGGTCCTCACCGTCCGGGAAAAGAGGAAGTAG
- a CDS encoding dTDP-4-dehydrorhamnose 3,5-epimerase family protein translates to MSNAPTPVLSADAIGEEFRSGTKAYAKPGPIEGVDILRLPRFVDDRGFFQEIYRAKADHPGSESLAAYFRDVPVAQMNYTIVDVENHIKGLHYHLKQQDVWYCPHPSKAKFVLFDVRKGSPSYLRTQVVVAGDGQDLLVRIPEGVAHGYRPLTNPCALFYIVTRTFDVNDPDEFRIAWDHPAVRDLWEVPNG, encoded by the coding sequence ATGAGCAACGCGCCGACACCCGTCCTCTCCGCCGACGCGATCGGAGAGGAGTTTCGGTCGGGGACGAAGGCCTACGCGAAGCCGGGCCCGATCGAGGGGGTCGACATCCTCCGCCTTCCCCGGTTCGTCGACGACCGCGGCTTCTTCCAGGAGATCTACCGCGCGAAGGCCGACCACCCCGGGAGCGAGAGCCTCGCGGCATACTTCAGGGACGTTCCGGTCGCCCAGATGAACTACACCATCGTGGACGTGGAGAACCACATCAAGGGTCTCCACTACCACCTCAAGCAGCAGGACGTCTGGTACTGCCCGCACCCCTCCAAGGCGAAGTTCGTCCTCTTCGACGTGAGGAAGGGCTCGCCGAGCTACCTGAGAACGCAGGTCGTCGTCGCCGGCGACGGGCAGGACCTCCTCGTGAGGATCCCGGAAGGGGTCGCCCACGGCTACCGGCCGCTCACGAATCCCTGCGCCCTCTTCTACATCGTCACGCGGACGTTCGACGTGAACGATCCCGACGAGTTCCGGATCGCCTGGGACCATCCGGCCGTCCGCGACCTGTGGGAAGTCCCGAACGGCTGA
- a CDS encoding AAA family ATPase, translating into MPKRIIPVSSGKGGVGKTTVATNFALSLSRYAPTILVDLDTGTSSVRNTIGVPVGRDLYHFFRKGFRLDECITRLPSSWDPDGLYAGFGFVAAPLHLIEDVTNFGPEKKARLSAAINELPADYIVLDMKAGLDSNVVDFLPWSNSGILVFTPHLPSATLAASDIVKAILFRKLRIVFSPSSPFYSQVKDPRTTTLLVNDLLDEVEDVYEEGLPNLDAFLVDLASALGPHPVLEQVARTVEHFRVHYVLNAFNGVDEAFDTAVKPFVENLVSTVSERMTLTNLGWVVKSDEIHLGNCRKRPVLLSPRDGHAVHHATRGDKALDTLIRETTGLAIEPKKLKPVLPVPTRPDPESALARELDSLNRMYHRRGNRDDPRDNFDYITARALHLLTQARPSEFGTPRLCGPAEILRAFFPAGAKTPPA; encoded by the coding sequence ATGCCGAAGAGGATCATTCCCGTCTCCTCCGGGAAGGGCGGCGTCGGCAAGACGACCGTCGCGACGAACTTCGCGCTGTCGCTTTCCCGGTACGCCCCGACGATCCTCGTCGACCTGGACACCGGGACCTCCTCCGTCCGGAACACGATCGGCGTCCCGGTCGGCCGGGATCTCTACCACTTCTTCCGAAAGGGCTTCCGCCTCGACGAGTGCATCACCCGGCTTCCCTCCTCGTGGGACCCCGACGGCCTCTACGCGGGCTTCGGGTTCGTCGCGGCGCCGCTCCACCTGATCGAGGACGTCACGAACTTCGGCCCCGAGAAGAAGGCCCGGCTCTCGGCCGCGATCAACGAGCTCCCGGCCGACTACATCGTCCTCGACATGAAGGCCGGCCTCGACTCGAACGTCGTCGACTTCCTCCCCTGGTCCAACTCCGGGATCCTCGTCTTCACGCCGCACCTGCCTTCGGCGACGCTCGCCGCGTCGGACATCGTCAAGGCCATCCTCTTCCGCAAGCTCCGGATCGTCTTCTCGCCTTCGAGCCCCTTCTATTCCCAGGTGAAGGACCCGCGGACGACGACCCTTCTCGTCAACGACCTTCTCGACGAGGTGGAGGACGTCTACGAGGAGGGCCTCCCGAACCTGGACGCCTTCCTGGTCGACCTCGCTTCGGCCCTCGGCCCGCACCCGGTCCTCGAGCAGGTCGCCCGAACGGTCGAGCACTTCCGGGTCCACTACGTCCTGAACGCCTTCAACGGCGTCGACGAGGCGTTCGACACGGCGGTGAAGCCCTTCGTCGAGAACCTCGTGAGCACGGTCTCCGAGCGGATGACGCTGACGAACCTCGGCTGGGTCGTGAAGTCGGACGAGATCCACCTCGGCAACTGCCGCAAGCGTCCGGTCCTGCTCTCCCCGCGTGACGGGCACGCCGTGCACCACGCGACCCGCGGCGACAAGGCCCTCGACACCCTCATCCGCGAGACGACGGGCCTGGCCATCGAGCCGAAGAAGCTGAAGCCGGTGCTGCCGGTCCCGACCCGGCCCGACCCGGAGAGCGCCCTGGCGCGCGAGCTCGACTCGTTGAACCGGATGTACCACCGGAGGGGGAACCGGGACGACCCGCGCGACAACTTCGACTACATCACCGCCCGGGCGCTTCACTTGCTGACGCAGGCCCGCCCTTCGGAGTTCGGGACGCCGCGGCTCTGCGGCCCCGCAGAGATCCTCCGCGCGTTCTTCCCGGCGGGCGCGAAGACTCCGCCGGCGTGA
- a CDS encoding polynucleotide adenylyltransferase PcnB, which translates to MTEPRIIPRAEHPISRGYIDPDALKVLYRLHRSGFKAYLVGGSVRDLLTGRTPKDFDIGTDARPQDVRRLFRNCRVIGRRFRLAHVLFDGGKIVEVSTFRKRPEPEEVEPGQTGDADLLIRSDNTFGTPAEDAVRRDFTINGLFYDIATFAVIDWVGGVEDLERHLVRTIGEPEIRFREDPVRMMRACEFAARLGFDMTPEVRAAIDENRKEILKSAAPRVTEELLDPLRRGWGAATYRLWSQMGLLGEIFPDLDREVGGKAGASGLFWKMLAETDRRRAGGEVLSDASLLGVVFLPLLFAAIRTRSGGTVDAQKLLLLLEEVVNPSSVRLSLPNAAIHDLKQGLFTMGRLAELRPGDAAARRLVTKGYFPVAVGLLSLYAAASGRYRDAANVWEEVLRRGGRTPRPGEDLRAAIPFPEALIPHETHDPHEIFLPDEVRPAAPAAHRRRRRRGRGGRPGEAA; encoded by the coding sequence ATGACCGAGCCACGGATCATCCCCCGCGCCGAGCATCCCATCTCGCGCGGCTACATCGACCCCGACGCCCTGAAGGTTCTCTACCGCCTGCACCGGTCCGGGTTCAAGGCGTACCTCGTCGGCGGTTCCGTCCGCGATCTCCTGACGGGGAGGACCCCGAAGGACTTCGACATCGGGACCGACGCCCGCCCGCAGGACGTCCGCCGCCTCTTCCGGAACTGCCGCGTCATCGGCCGGCGTTTCCGGCTCGCCCACGTTCTCTTCGACGGCGGGAAGATCGTCGAGGTCTCCACCTTCCGGAAGCGTCCGGAGCCGGAGGAGGTCGAGCCGGGCCAGACGGGGGATGCGGATCTCCTGATCCGCTCGGACAACACCTTCGGCACCCCCGCCGAGGACGCCGTCCGGCGCGACTTCACCATCAACGGCCTCTTCTACGACATCGCGACGTTCGCCGTGATCGACTGGGTCGGCGGCGTCGAAGACCTCGAGCGGCACCTCGTCCGCACGATCGGAGAGCCCGAGATCCGCTTTCGCGAGGACCCCGTCCGGATGATGCGGGCCTGCGAGTTCGCGGCGCGGCTCGGGTTCGACATGACCCCGGAGGTCCGGGCGGCGATCGACGAGAACCGCAAGGAGATCCTCAAGAGCGCGGCTCCGCGGGTCACGGAAGAGCTCCTCGACCCCCTTCGCCGGGGCTGGGGGGCGGCCACCTACCGGCTCTGGTCGCAGATGGGTCTCCTCGGCGAGATCTTTCCCGACCTCGACCGCGAGGTCGGAGGGAAGGCGGGCGCCAGCGGCCTGTTCTGGAAGATGCTCGCCGAGACCGATCGGCGAAGGGCCGGCGGCGAGGTCCTGTCCGACGCGAGCCTCCTCGGGGTCGTCTTCCTTCCGCTCCTGTTCGCGGCGATCCGGACGCGCTCGGGCGGAACGGTCGACGCCCAGAAGCTCCTCCTCCTCCTCGAGGAAGTCGTCAACCCGTCTTCGGTCCGTCTCTCGCTTCCGAACGCGGCGATCCACGACCTCAAGCAGGGGCTCTTCACGATGGGACGCCTCGCAGAGCTCCGGCCGGGAGACGCCGCCGCGCGGCGGCTCGTGACGAAGGGCTATTTCCCGGTAGCCGTCGGCCTCCTGTCGCTCTATGCGGCCGCCTCCGGGCGCTATCGCGACGCCGCCAACGTCTGGGAGGAGGTCCTTCGGCGCGGCGGGCGGACCCCGCGGCCCGGCGAGGACCTCCGGGCGGCCATCCCGTTCCCCGAAGCTCTCATCCCGCACGAGACGCACGATCCGCACGAGATCTTCCTCCCCGACGAGGTCCGCCCCGCGGCTCCCGCTGCGCACCGGCGGCGGCGGCGGCGGGGCCGGGGCGGCCGGCCGGGAGAAGCGGCCTAG